The following nucleotide sequence is from Gordonia jinghuaiqii.
ACCTCCCCCTCTCGATCCTGGATCTCGCGCAAATCGGCAGTGACGAGACCGCAGCGCAAAGTCTCTCCGCCAGTGTCGATCTCGCGCAGCGAGCAGAAAAATGGGGCTACAAGCGCATCTGGTATGCCGAGCACCACAACATGTCGCGGATCGCGTCGTCGGCTCCGGCTGTGCTCATCGCCCACATCGCCGCGCACACCTCGACGATCCGGTTGGGAGCCGGCGGTGTCATGCTGCCCAATCACGCTCCGCTGACCATCGCCGAGCAGTTCGGCACGCTCGCCGAGCTCCACCCCGGTCGCATCGACCTCGGTCTCGGGCGCGCACCGGGCAGCGATCAGCAGACCTTCGCGGCGCTGCGCCGGACCCACGCCTCCGCCGAACGATTCCCCCACGACGTCCTCGAACTGCAGGCGTTCCTCGGTGACGAGTCCCGCGTCGAAGGCGTCCGTGCGACGCCCGGTGCCGGCACCCATGTACCGCTTTACATCCTCGGCTCATCGCTGTTCGGGGCCCAGCTCGCCGCCGCCCTCGGACTGCCCTACGCGTTCGCATCGCACTTCGCCCCGCAGGCCCTGACCGAGGCGGTTGCGTTGTACCGCCGCGAGTTCCGGCCGTCGGAAGCCCTCGCCGAGCCGTACGTCATCGCCGGCGTCGGGGTCATCGCCGACGACGACCCGCAGGTGGCGCAGGCACAGCTGCAGATCGCCAGGCGCCAGCGTGTCTCGCTGCTGTACGGACGTGGCCGGATGTTCACCGACGAGGAGGCCGACGCCGTTCTCGAGATGCCGCAGGGACGCCAGATCGACGAGATGCTCACCTATTCCGGTGTCGGCACCCCGTCGGAGGTCCGTGACTACCTGTCGTGGTTCGCCGGTCATGCCGACGCCGACGAGTTGATCGTCGCGTCGCTGGCCCCCGGGCGCGACGTGTGGCTGGGCACGCTGGGGTATCTGGCGCCGGCGAACGCACCTGTCATGGCAGGCCGCTAGGCCAGCCGGAAGTCCTCGAAGTCGAAGCCGGGCACGACGATACAGCTCACCAGAGCGGCCTCGTCGCCGAGCGGACGGGCCCGCTGCCAGACGCCCGGCGGCA
It contains:
- a CDS encoding LLM class flavin-dependent oxidoreductase: MTPQNLPLSILDLAQIGSDETAAQSLSASVDLAQRAEKWGYKRIWYAEHHNMSRIASSAPAVLIAHIAAHTSTIRLGAGGVMLPNHAPLTIAEQFGTLAELHPGRIDLGLGRAPGSDQQTFAALRRTHASAERFPHDVLELQAFLGDESRVEGVRATPGAGTHVPLYILGSSLFGAQLAAALGLPYAFASHFAPQALTEAVALYRREFRPSEALAEPYVIAGVGVIADDDPQVAQAQLQIARRQRVSLLYGRGRMFTDEEADAVLEMPQGRQIDEMLTYSGVGTPSEVRDYLSWFAGHADADELIVASLAPGRDVWLGTLGYLAPANAPVMAGR